The DNA window TCATGGTATGGAGCTTGCCCAGGACGTGATAAACAGCGAAGGCGGAGTGCTTGGTAAAAAAATAAGTTTGATAGTTTCCGATTGCCGCTCAAATCTTGACGCTACGGCGGATGCCGCTTCAACTCTGGCCGGTGAAAAAGGCATTGTCGCTGTGTCGGGGCTTAACGATACAGACTACGCTATAGCTGCGGCCCCTGCTGTAACGACTAAGAATATGGTGTTCTTAACATCTGGGGCAACGATGCAGAATCTGCCTTATATGTATGGTAAATATTTTTTTATGACTGCTTTTGGGGATAATATGCAGGCACGCGCTGTGGCGAAGTTTGCAAAGCGCAGACTAAACACAACTCGTTGTTTTGTCGGGACAAATATTTCCAGTGAGTTTGCTAAAACTCTTTCTAAATATTTTAAGCGCAGGTATCAAAAATATGGCGGAAAAGTGGTCAAAGAGGATTGGTTTAATACCGGAGATGCCACGTATCCGCTGCCGAAAGAAGGTGATAATCCTGATTTGTTTTTCCTTTCAACCATTCCACCGGATGTGGCTAAATATGTGACAGAAGTCCGCGCAGCAGGATTTGAACAGCCGATTGCTTCAGGTGACGGATTTGATACTCCGGGATTATTAAATATTCCTCAAGAGTATGCCCATTCTATTTATTTTGCGACTCATGTAGCATTTGATAACCCTGCTCCGGAAGTGCAGGACTTTGTGGAACGGTATGAAAAAATGTTCGGGGTTACTCCGGAGAGCGGTTTTGCAGCACTTGGGTATGATTCAGTAATGCTGCTTGCCAAGGCCATTACAAAGGCCGGTTCAACAGATCCTGAAGCAATCAGAGCCTCTTTGGCGGAAACTAAAGAATTTAGAGGTGTTACCGGAGAGATCAGCTATCCTGAAGGTGTAAGGGTTCCGGATAAAAGTGTAGATATTGTCCGCTTTAGTAATGGAACTGTTTCATTTGTTGAACAGATTGCTCCTAATTAAAATGTTTTCACTCACTAATCAAAATGGAGAGGGAAATGGAATTTAATATTGTTGTAGAGCCTGCATCCACATGGTCTTCCGATGCGGTTATTTTTTTCGCGTTTAAGGATGCAGAGGATTTTCTGCCGGGATTTTCCCGCTGGATGGCAACAGAAGCAGACTGGGTTGCCGGTTCTCCGGGCCTTCAGGATTTCACGGGAGCACTTGGCAGTACAACGGTTATTTACGGTTCTTCCACTTCAATCCCGCGGGTTGTGCTTGTAGGACTTGGAGATAAGAATGAATTTGGAGTTGAGCAGTTCTGTCAGGCTGTTTCCTCAGTATTCTGCAAATGCCGTGAGCTGAAATTTCGAATTGTCGGAGCTCCGCTGGTAGCATTTGAAGGCATTGTCCTTGAGGATATGCATGAACATTTCGTAGTTGCGGCAATGAGCGGTCTTTATGCGTATGACGAGTTTAAAAGTAAAAAAGAAGAAAATGGAACACTTCCTAAAACAGTCAGGCTGCTGACAGACGTTGAGCCTCTTGATACGTTTGTTGAAACTATTCATAAAGGTCAGGCTGTCGGAGCGGCTGTTTCCTATGCCCGCGATTTAGTAAATTCTCCTCCTAATATTGCAAATCCGGTGTTTCTGGCCGAAGAAGCAAAGAAACTTGCAAAAAAATACGATTTTAAATTCAAGGCACTGAAACGCAAAGAGATTATTGATAAAGGAATGGGGGCATATGCTTCTGTATTTAAGGGAAGCGTAGACGAACCGCGGCTTATTACTCTTGAGTATTGTCCTAAAGGCCGAGAAGGGGACAAGCCTTTGGTCTTGATAGGTAAAGGCGTTACTTTTGATACCGGAGGGATTTCTCTTAAGCCTACAGGGCATATTGAGGATATGAAGTGTGATATGGCAGGCGCTGCGGCAATACTCGGATTTTTCAAAGCACTTGGAGAACTCAATCCTGATTTGCCTGTAGTCGGCATACTTCCTTGCGCTGATAATATGCCTGATGGCTTGGCAACCCGTCCCGGTGAGGTTGTGACTTCGCTTTCCGGTAAGACTATCGAAATTTTAAATACTGATGCCGAGGGCCGTCTTTTGCTTTGTGATGCCTTGGCGTATTCAAAACAGTTCGAGCCGGCGGCTATAATTGATCTCGCCACTCTCACAGGCGGGTGCATAGTTGCTTTCGGCTGGAGCGTTGCTGCTGTGATGGATAATTCTCCTAAACTTGAAAATCTTATTATTGAATCAGGCATGAGAGTCGGTGAAAGATTCTGGCCTATGCCGCTTTGGGATATTTATAAAGAAGAGCTTAAGAGTGATGTGGCAGATCTTAAAAATGTCGGATCACGCGAAGGAATGACTATTCATGCCGGAATGTTTTTGAAAGAGTTTGTGCCTGAAAATGTACCTTGGGCCCATCTTGATATTGCCGGACCTGCTTGGCGGCAGAAAAAAACAGCAACACTGACTGCCGGCGGAACAGGATTCGGAGTTAGAACTTTAATCGAACTTCTTTCTCAAATAGATTTGGAAGATATTTAACAAAAAAAGCTCCTCAAGTTTACTTGAGGAGCTTTTTAATATTTTATGCATAGGTTACAGCTAAACGCTTTCTTCAGCAAAAATTGTTTTAATCTGTTCTAACGGGCGATTGCTTCCGATCAAAAATTGCAACAGCAGAGTGGCCTTAAGCGCAGAAAGTCCTCCGGCTGTAATCACTCCTTTCTGTTTTAAATACGCAGCTCCGCCGGGGTATGCATAGATGGGCCATACTCCGCCTTCAACACATCTTGTACAGAGAACTACGATAACTCCGGCCGCAATGCATTTTTCAACGCCTGAGACCAGTCCCGGAGGAGTGTTGCCTGCCCCGAATCCTTCAAGCACGATTCCTTTTACACCTGTTTCCAATAATTTTTCCAAAATTATTGAATTCATCCCCGGATGACAGCCGACCAGATGAACATTTGAATTCACACCTGTGATCGGGAAAGAGAAACGCGGCCTTCTGTGGGAGTCTGCTCTTGTCAGAATAACTGATTCTCCGGATATAAACCCTATTCTGCCTGTATTTTGACCTATAAACGGGTCAACATTCAGGGAACTGGATTTGATGGCGTTCTTGGCTGCAAAAAGTTTGTCGGCCATTTGAAGGATAACGTCTGCTCCTTTCGGCGGTGGCAGCAGGCATACTCTGACTGCGTCCATCAGATTGCGTATCCCGTCATACCCTGATTCGTTGAAGTAGCGCATGGCTCCGGTCAGAATTACCGGTTTCGGGGAGTTCACGGATATGTCGAGCGCGTATGCTGTTTCAGCCATAAGGTCTGTACCATGCAGAATAACTGCGCCGAGAACCTGATCTTCAGCAAGATATGAATCAACGTCGTGAGCCAGTTTAAGCATCATTTCAGGGGACATGTGCGGGCTTGGAACATCCGACCAAAGCACCGGACGGATCGTGATGTCTTTATCGTCAGGAGTAATTTCTGAAATCAGTTTGGTGAAGTTTCCACCCGGAACAACCCCTCCGGCCTCAGGTTCTTCACTCATTCCGATTGTGCCGCCGGTGAATATGAGGACAACTTCGCCTGAAATATTATTTTTGGACATTTTTAGCTCCAAAGAAAGGATTGTTATCTATTTAAGCAAGTCAGGTAGCGCAGGATGTCTCGCTTGGCAATAGATGCTTATTTCATATAAAAAAACCTCTCAGACCGATTGCCTGAGAGGTTTTTTAAAGATTCAATTTTAAGCTGACTATTTCTTTTTAAGCTCTTTACCGCGTGCCATGTGGCGTTTAGCGATGGAAAGCTCAGATTTGCGCAGTCTGATTGACTCAGGTGTGACTTCTACCAATTCATCATCGGTGATGAAATGCATAGCTCTTTCAAGAGTCATAGGTCTGCATGGTGTAAGAGTTACAGCTTCATCTTTACCGGATGCGCGCATGTTGGAGAGCTTCTTTTCTTTGGTAGGATTGATATTAATATCAGTATCCTTGTTGTGCTCACCTACAATCATTCCTTCGTATACTGGATCACCAGGTCTAACGAACATTTCACCGCGAGGTTCAAGGTTGAAGATTGCGTAAGCAACAGCTTTACCGGCGCGGTCAGAAACAAGAGAACCTGTGTAACGTGAAGGGAAATCACCTCTGTAGTCGGAGTATCCGGCGAACAGAGTGTTCATGATTCCAGTTCCCTTGGTGTCGGTCAGGAACTCATCACGGTAACCGATGAGTGAGCGTGATGGTGCTGAAAATTCCATGCGGACACGACCTTTACCGTTGTTAACGAGATTGGCCATTTGTGCTTTTCTGGAAGAAAGTTTTTCAGTAACTACGCCCATGAATGCATCTTCACAGTCGATGAAAACCTGTTCCATAGGTTCAAGTTTCTTGCCGTTTTCTGTTTTGAAGATAACTTCAGGTCTTCCAACGGTAAGCTCAAAACCTTCACGGCGCATAGTTTCAATAAGGATAGCTAACTGGAATTCTCCGCGTCCTTTAACTATGAAACTGTCTCTGTATTCGCTTTCTTCAATTTTGACAGCAACGTTCAGCAGTGTTTCTTTTTCGAGTCTTTCACGAATTTTAGAAGACTGAACGAGTTTGCCTTCGAGTCCGGCCATTGGAGAAGTGTTGATTCCGAAGCGCATGGATACAGTCGGTTCATCAACTGTGATTCTTGGAAGAGCTTTAGGAGCTTCTCTGGTACAGATAGTGTCACCGATAGTAATCGCTTCAATACCTGAAACAACAACAATATCACCGGGATGGGCAATATCTGTTTCAGCGAAAGTAAGTCCGACGTATGTCTGTACTTTGGTAAGTTTCAGCGGAACGGTCTGGCCATGCTCGTTCATGCAGGCAAGTGGTACGTTTTGCTCAGTGGAACCATGGATTACTTTACCGATTGCAAGACGTCCGAGGTAGTCTGAGTAACCGAGGTCGGAGACAAGCATCTGGAAAGGTTCGTCTTCATCGTAGGAAGGTCCGGGGATATGCGATACAACCATGTCCATGAGAGGATGAAGGTTTTCACCTTTTTCTTCAAGAGTATGCTGAGCGATACCGTCTCTGCCGATTGCGTACATAACAGGAAATTCAAGTTGTTCTTCGTTAGCGTCAAGGTCGATGAACAGGTCGTATACTTCGTCAAGAACTTCAGTAGGGCGAGCATCACCGCGGTCAATTTTGTTGACAACAACGATGACTTTAAGGCCGGCTTCTAGAGCTTTTTTCAATACGAATCTTGTCTGCGGAAGCGGTCCTTCGGAAGCATCAACTAAAAGGATTGCTCCGTCAGCCATGCTCAAAGAACGTTCAACTTCACCGCCGAAGTCGGCATGGCCGGGGGTATCGATGATGTTGATTTTTGTTCCTTTCCAGTTAACAGCACAGTTTTTAGCTGCGATGGTAATCCCGCGTTCACGTTCAAGGTCCATGCTGTCCATGACTCTGTCATCAACAAGCTGGCCTTCGCGGAAAAGTCCGCTCTGCTTGAACATTCCGTCAACCAAGGTTGTTTTACCATGGTCAACGTGGGCTATAATAGCGATATTTCTAATATGATCGTTAGTAGTTTTTTTCACGGATTCCTCCGGCACATTACTGCCGCAAGCTTAGTTACCCGGAGCGGGTTACAATGCTAAAAAAGGATGCGGAAGGTCTGTTGTCGGTTTTTTTATAGAGTTGGTTAGATAAGGGATGGTTAGTTAGAGTATATTGCCACGCGTGGCAAGCAAAAAAAAGGCTAAATTTGTGACATATGTGTAACATCTTGATTTTATGTTTAATTAAACGCAAAGTATTGAGTATAAAATTGAAGAAATTTAGATTCTGTATTGCTTTCTTGCACCCGTAGAGCTTTTACTTTATGAAGACCCTTAAATTGAAGGAGCTCTTATGCCTGAGAAAGATTTACGAGTTGAATTGTTAACTATGACCCCTAATGCCCTTGAACTTATCTATGCTTCGTTCAGGCAGTGCTATTATGCCGGTTTTACAGCGGACATGTGGCCGCGGCTTATAAGCGGAGATATAGAAAAGGAAAAGCAGGATGCCTTTGTTTCCAAAATTCTTGAATCAGGACACGACAGCCCCATTGAGCATGTCAGCTTTACGTTTGCTGTAGAGGGGATTTCCAGAGCCTGTTCTCATCAGATCGTACGGCATCGCATTGCGTCCTATTCGCAGCAGAGCCAGCGTTATGTTGCTGAGAATGATATGGATTACATCATCCCTCCGGCAATTAAAAAGATTCCTGAAGCACGTGAACGTTTTGAAAAATTTATGGAAGAAGTGGGATCAGCATACAAAGATTTGCGCGAAATTCTTGTTGCTGCCGGGCGCGAGAGTAAAGCGAACGAGGATGCCAGATTTGTGCTGCCGCAGGCCGCGGAAACAAAGATAGTGATAACTATGAACTGTCGCTCGCTCATGCACTTTTTCAACTTGCGTTGCTGTCAACGCGCACAATGGGAAGTCCGCATCCTGGCAGATAAAATGCTGAAGCTTTGTAAGGAAAGTCTGCCGGCAATTTTCCGCAACGGCGGGGCCAGATGTGAGCAGCTGGGGTATTGCCCTGAAGCTGAAAGATTTGCATGCGGTAAATATCCCACCTTGAAAGAGCTGACTGAAAGGAAGTAGTTACTACATTATATATAGCATGCCCAAAAAATGGGTCTTATCGCTCATAATTAAACCTGTCCGGATTTCCTGGCAGGTTTTTTGTTTTTTTATGCGGCAAACGTGACCGAAATTGGTTTCAAAATATTTTAACTTTAATCTCGGGCAAAATATTCTAGCCTCAACAGGGTTATTTTCTTAAATGCGAATTATTTTTATTAATTTTTAATTTTAAATTTAAAATTCTTTATTATGATACGTTATAAGTAATAAAACGTGTTTTAGGAGTTTTTTTAGCAATTTTGTTATATAAAGTTGCAATTTTGTAGTTTCTAATCCCACCTTATTAGTCTGTATTTTTAGCATAATTTTTATTAAAAATAATTATGATGTGGATAGAATTTTCTTTAGAGTTCGTTTTTGAAAATAAATAGCAGTATTATCCGTTGGTTTATACGCCCTAAGCGATGTCAAGTATATATTAATCCAATTAAATTGGTATATTATTAAATGTTCTAAATTTAAAAGACTGCAAGCCCTTTGTTTTACTGGGCTCAGCTAAGTGTTATTTAAACTGTATTTTTTATAAGATGTTACGTTTTTGGATATTATTTTTTAATAATTAAGTTATATTAGTATGTTAAATAGGTTGTTTTTGTTTTTTGTGCTAAAGTACAAATTTATTATAATGAGTAGAAATTTTACTGACAGCGAGAGAAAGTGCGAAATTTTATGAAAAATAGAGATAATTTTAAATTAATCTGTGGAAAAAGTTTTCCACAGATGTTTAAAAAAATGATATTGACACTCGTCAGGCCAAGAAACATGCAGGTTTATACGGTTGCAAAGATCTGGCTATAAATGCTTGTAAAGTAAAAAATCTTTTATAAATTAATACGTTAAGTTGTAGAAAAAGATAGGATCAACATCGGGAGCTCAGTGGTATATTACGAGTTGATGTAATGTTGTCCTTTGACTTAGTTATCGCTCCATGATGACAGACAGCTGGAACAAAATTTTAAAATTTCTTGAGAAAGGGCTTAACCCCGGTCTATTCAAAGTTTGGATCAAACCTTTGAAGGCTGAAGTTAGCAATAACTCCATTAAGCTATATGCTCCTAATGAGTTTGTTGCTGCGTGGGTTAGAGACCGACTTTTAGACAATATTACCGAGGCAGGGACCCAGGTTCTTGGCGCTCGTCCAAAGGTTGAAGTTGGTGTTAACAAGGTTGCTGATAAGCCTGCCGGTTTAGTGCGCCCTAAAAGCCCGCAACAGGTGCAAACAAGCATGGGGCTTCCCATGATGCGCCCGTCGATAACTGCGAGAGTTCCGCGCTGGCGTTTTTCGTTCGATGACTTTGTCGTTGGAGATTCAAACCAGCTGGCATGTGCCGCATCGAAAAGCCTTTGCGATAATTCTCTGCCTGGAGATCAGCTGTTCCTGAGCTCAACTCCCGGGCTTGGAAAAACTCATTTACTGCACTCGATCGGTCAGGGGCTATGTGCTACCAGTAATAAGCAGCATGTTTCCATTGCCTGCCTTACAGCTGAAGAATTTGCCAATAGAATGGTCATGGCTCTAAAGGCCGGCGAAATATCAAGGTTCAAATCCGAATTCAGAGATAATGTTGATTGTCTTCTTCTTGAGGATGTTCATTTTTTTCAAGGCAAGCACAAGATGCAGGATGAGATTCTTGAAACTTTGAAATGCTTGCAGCTCCGCGGCTCAAAAGTTGTTATGACAAGTTCTTTTCTACCTCGCGAACTTGAAAAAGTTGATCCGCAGTTGGTATCCAGATTTTGCTCAGGCCTTTTAGCTGTTATCGCTACTCCTGATTTTGAGACTAGAAAACGCATTGTGCAGAGCAAAGCTATCCGGCTTGGTACTCAGGTGCCTGATTCTATATCAGAACTGCTGGCAGACCGTATTACAACGGATGTGAGACAGCTTGAAAGTTGTCTGCAGAACCTTGTTCTCAAAGCAAGATTGCTCAATAGAAATCTGACACAGGAATTAGCTTGGCAGGTCCTTGAGAATTATTCCGTGGAAAATAAGAATCCAAGCTATGACTCAATTGTTGAGCATATCTGTCGTTCTTACGATATTTCCACTGATCAGCTTCGTTCCAAAAGCCGGAAACGTCAGGTTGTTCTGGCCAGGAATACAGCTTTCTTTCTTGCTCGCAAATATACCGAACTATCTTTGAAAGATATTGGCGAAAGGCTCGGCCGCAGACATTCAACCGTGATTAAAGGGATTACTAATGTTGAACGGGAAATTTCTTTGCAAACACCTCTTGGCAGGCAGTTGCAGGATACCGTTGCCCGCTTAACTCCATAGTCATACTTGCCCGTTTTTTATTTTAAGGATATTCATTGCATCCGGAGTTGATTTGTCGTAAGACCAGCCCCCTTGTTTTAAACTGAAACGAAACTTTCAGGGGTAGGAAATGAATTCCGATTTGTGGCATTCGATTAAGAAAAAATTAAAGGTCCGCATTAATCCCGTTCTGGTTAAGGTTTGGGTTGATCCCCTTTCCGCCAGATATGAAGATGGTGTAGTCCAAATCACTGCGCCTAATGAATTTGTAATGAATTGGGTACAAGAACATCTTTTAGGAACTATAAAAGATGCGGCTCAGGAAGTGCTTTCCACCGAAGTGGGGGTGACTATAGCTCTTCAGGATAATGCGCTAGGTGAGCTGAAAGATTCTGAATTCATTACGGATGTTACAGCATATTACGCTGTGGAAGATATCTTGAAAAGTATCAATCGAATGAAAGATATTGTTCATACTCGGTACGGAATAAGTCCTATTGAATTTTCCGGTCTGACTGAGAAAAAATCTTTACCTGAGATTAAACTTGAAGATCAATCATTTGATTCTATTCTTGACGCTGTTTTGGAAGCTTTTGCAGTAAATTTCAGAGAGATAATGGAGCAGGAAACTGACCATGCAACTCTTGCCAGACGGGCTTTGTACTATCTTTGTTTCAGATATGGCATTCCGCCTGAAGAAGTAGCTTTGAATATGGATTGTACTGTTTCAGATGTTAAATTCGGCGCAGCTGAACTTGAAGAAGAAATAGAGTTTGCAATTGATAACGGTGATAATTTGGATGAGCTTCTGTTGAGGCTTTTCAAAAAAGATTAATATTTTATGCATGTTGAAATGACATTTAAAAGGTCTGACTATTTTTAGTCAGACCTTTTTTCGTTTTAGGTAAGGAGCTTAAAGGCCGCTTTTGATAACCATATCCGTAATCGGACCTCGTGATTTTTCACCTTTAAGAACCATATGCGCGTATTCTTTATTGTTTTTAAGTTTTTTAACCACCCAGTTAAGTCCGTTATTGCTCTCATTTAGGTAGGGATTATCAACCTGCCGGGTATCGCCGAGGCACAAACATTTAACACCTTCCCCCATACGCGTAAGCATGGCGCGTACTTCTGCACGGGACATATTCTGCATTTCATCGAT is part of the Desulfovibrio gilichinskyi genome and encodes:
- a CDS encoding leucyl aminopeptidase, whose amino-acid sequence is MEFNIVVEPASTWSSDAVIFFAFKDAEDFLPGFSRWMATEADWVAGSPGLQDFTGALGSTTVIYGSSTSIPRVVLVGLGDKNEFGVEQFCQAVSSVFCKCRELKFRIVGAPLVAFEGIVLEDMHEHFVVAAMSGLYAYDEFKSKKEENGTLPKTVRLLTDVEPLDTFVETIHKGQAVGAAVSYARDLVNSPPNIANPVFLAEEAKKLAKKYDFKFKALKRKEIIDKGMGAYASVFKGSVDEPRLITLEYCPKGREGDKPLVLIGKGVTFDTGGISLKPTGHIEDMKCDMAGAAAILGFFKALGELNPDLPVVGILPCADNMPDGLATRPGEVVTSLSGKTIEILNTDAEGRLLLCDALAYSKQFEPAAIIDLATLTGGCIVAFGWSVAAVMDNSPKLENLIIESGMRVGERFWPMPLWDIYKEELKSDVADLKNVGSREGMTIHAGMFLKEFVPENVPWAHLDIAGPAWRQKKTATLTAGGTGFGVRTLIELLSQIDLEDI
- a CDS encoding chromosomal replication initiator protein DnaA; amino-acid sequence: MMTDSWNKILKFLEKGLNPGLFKVWIKPLKAEVSNNSIKLYAPNEFVAAWVRDRLLDNITEAGTQVLGARPKVEVGVNKVADKPAGLVRPKSPQQVQTSMGLPMMRPSITARVPRWRFSFDDFVVGDSNQLACAASKSLCDNSLPGDQLFLSSTPGLGKTHLLHSIGQGLCATSNKQHVSIACLTAEEFANRMVMALKAGEISRFKSEFRDNVDCLLLEDVHFFQGKHKMQDEILETLKCLQLRGSKVVMTSSFLPRELEKVDPQLVSRFCSGLLAVIATPDFETRKRIVQSKAIRLGTQVPDSISELLADRITTDVRQLESCLQNLVLKARLLNRNLTQELAWQVLENYSVENKNPSYDSIVEHICRSYDISTDQLRSKSRKRQVVLARNTAFFLARKYTELSLKDIGERLGRRHSTVIKGITNVEREISLQTPLGRQLQDTVARLTP
- a CDS encoding ABC transporter substrate-binding protein; its protein translation is MKRIVILCLIAIGVCAGSAVAAENTIKIGVLYNLTGPMAVIDQPGFHGMELAQDVINSEGGVLGKKISLIVSDCRSNLDATADAASTLAGEKGIVAVSGLNDTDYAIAAAPAVTTKNMVFLTSGATMQNLPYMYGKYFFMTAFGDNMQARAVAKFAKRRLNTTRCFVGTNISSEFAKTLSKYFKRRYQKYGGKVVKEDWFNTGDATYPLPKEGDNPDLFFLSTIPPDVAKYVTEVRAAGFEQPIASGDGFDTPGLLNIPQEYAHSIYFATHVAFDNPAPEVQDFVERYEKMFGVTPESGFAALGYDSVMLLAKAITKAGSTDPEAIRASLAETKEFRGVTGEISYPEGVRVPDKSVDIVRFSNGTVSFVEQIAPN
- the typA gene encoding translational GTPase TypA; the protein is MKKTTNDHIRNIAIIAHVDHGKTTLVDGMFKQSGLFREGQLVDDRVMDSMDLERERGITIAAKNCAVNWKGTKINIIDTPGHADFGGEVERSLSMADGAILLVDASEGPLPQTRFVLKKALEAGLKVIVVVNKIDRGDARPTEVLDEVYDLFIDLDANEEQLEFPVMYAIGRDGIAQHTLEEKGENLHPLMDMVVSHIPGPSYDEDEPFQMLVSDLGYSDYLGRLAIGKVIHGSTEQNVPLACMNEHGQTVPLKLTKVQTYVGLTFAETDIAHPGDIVVVSGIEAITIGDTICTREAPKALPRITVDEPTVSMRFGINTSPMAGLEGKLVQSSKIRERLEKETLLNVAVKIEESEYRDSFIVKGRGEFQLAILIETMRREGFELTVGRPEVIFKTENGKKLEPMEQVFIDCEDAFMGVVTEKLSSRKAQMANLVNNGKGRVRMEFSAPSRSLIGYRDEFLTDTKGTGIMNTLFAGYSDYRGDFPSRYTGSLVSDRAGKAVAYAIFNLEPRGEMFVRPGDPVYEGMIVGEHNKDTDININPTKEKKLSNMRASGKDEAVTLTPCRPMTLERAMHFITDDELVEVTPESIRLRKSELSIAKRHMARGKELKKK
- the thyX gene encoding FAD-dependent thymidylate synthase, giving the protein MPEKDLRVELLTMTPNALELIYASFRQCYYAGFTADMWPRLISGDIEKEKQDAFVSKILESGHDSPIEHVSFTFAVEGISRACSHQIVRHRIASYSQQSQRYVAENDMDYIIPPAIKKIPEARERFEKFMEEVGSAYKDLREILVAAGRESKANEDARFVLPQAAETKIVITMNCRSLMHFFNLRCCQRAQWEVRILADKMLKLCKESLPAIFRNGGARCEQLGYCPEAERFACGKYPTLKELTERK
- a CDS encoding DnaA N-terminal domain-containing protein, encoding MNSDLWHSIKKKLKVRINPVLVKVWVDPLSARYEDGVVQITAPNEFVMNWVQEHLLGTIKDAAQEVLSTEVGVTIALQDNALGELKDSEFITDVTAYYAVEDILKSINRMKDIVHTRYGISPIEFSGLTEKKSLPEIKLEDQSFDSILDAVLEAFAVNFREIMEQETDHATLARRALYYLCFRYGIPPEEVALNMDCTVSDVKFGAAELEEEIEFAIDNGDNLDELLLRLFKKD
- a CDS encoding asparaginase, whose translation is MSKNNISGEVVLIFTGGTIGMSEEPEAGGVVPGGNFTKLISEITPDDKDITIRPVLWSDVPSPHMSPEMMLKLAHDVDSYLAEDQVLGAVILHGTDLMAETAYALDISVNSPKPVILTGAMRYFNESGYDGIRNLMDAVRVCLLPPPKGADVILQMADKLFAAKNAIKSSSLNVDPFIGQNTGRIGFISGESVILTRADSHRRPRFSFPITGVNSNVHLVGCHPGMNSIILEKLLETGVKGIVLEGFGAGNTPPGLVSGVEKCIAAGVIVVLCTRCVEGGVWPIYAYPGGAAYLKQKGVITAGGLSALKATLLLQFLIGSNRPLEQIKTIFAEESV